From one Streptomyces mobaraensis genomic stretch:
- a CDS encoding resuscitation-promoting factor, whose translation MSHPQGSPHAARRGAAEPPPYGPYAPHGDYGQPDPYGPHGGLGGHGLGSRPGQGQGQGGSGTYAGYEAYVPRQTSAPPGTAAPPPSATVLTGVVHPSYDGHPYEGYAPAVAVPSAEDEPEDTFRSGPFSALDDEPDGEPPDDLHGETPPPGRASARRAGRRKRAARAAPRQGGDPLRRLLPQALVVAFLAGGTSAFVAGDKAVQLSVDGTPRTLHTFADDVEELLADEGMAVGEHDIVAPGRHHDLASGDRVIVRYGRPVTLTLDGERRQVWTTARTVDGALRQLGVRAEGAYLSASRSAPIGRHGLNLDVRTERTLTFMADGRTRTIRTNAATVREAIAQAGITLDGEDTASVDPDSFPRDGQTVSIMRITGGREVREVPIDFTTERHDDPHLAKGTEVVAQRGEKGVERITYALRTVNGVRQKPRKISSEIVRKPRTQIIKVGTKKLPSTVQGAEGLNWHGLAQCEAGGRPDAVDPSGTYGGLYQFDVGTWQSLGGSGRPQEASAEEQTLRAKKLYVRRGASPWPVCGRKLHG comes from the coding sequence GTGAGCCATCCGCAGGGCAGCCCCCACGCCGCGCGCCGCGGTGCGGCCGAGCCGCCGCCGTACGGGCCGTACGCGCCCCACGGCGACTACGGCCAGCCCGACCCGTACGGGCCCCACGGGGGCCTGGGCGGGCACGGGCTGGGGAGCCGGCCCGGCCAGGGGCAGGGCCAGGGCGGCTCCGGGACGTACGCCGGCTACGAGGCGTACGTGCCCCGGCAGACCTCCGCGCCGCCCGGTACGGCCGCGCCGCCGCCCTCCGCCACGGTGCTCACCGGCGTCGTCCACCCCTCGTACGACGGTCACCCGTACGAGGGGTACGCGCCCGCCGTCGCCGTCCCCTCCGCGGAGGACGAACCGGAGGACACCTTCCGGAGCGGCCCGTTCAGCGCCCTCGACGACGAGCCCGACGGCGAGCCCCCCGACGACCTCCACGGCGAGACGCCGCCCCCCGGCCGGGCGAGCGCCCGCAGGGCCGGGCGCCGCAAGCGGGCCGCGCGGGCGGCCCCCCGGCAGGGCGGCGACCCGCTGCGCCGGCTGCTCCCGCAGGCCCTGGTGGTCGCCTTCCTGGCCGGCGGCACCTCCGCGTTCGTCGCCGGCGACAAGGCCGTCCAGCTCAGCGTCGACGGCACCCCGCGCACCCTGCACACCTTCGCGGACGACGTCGAGGAGCTGCTGGCCGACGAGGGCATGGCGGTCGGCGAGCACGACATCGTCGCCCCCGGCCGCCATCACGACCTGGCCTCCGGGGACCGGGTCATCGTCCGCTACGGCCGCCCGGTCACCCTCACCCTCGACGGCGAGCGCCGCCAGGTGTGGACCACCGCCCGGACCGTGGACGGCGCCCTGCGTCAGCTCGGCGTCCGGGCCGAGGGCGCCTATCTGTCCGCCTCCCGCTCCGCGCCCATCGGCCGGCACGGCCTGAACCTGGACGTCCGCACCGAGCGGACCCTCACCTTCATGGCCGACGGCCGCACCCGCACCATCCGCACCAACGCCGCGACCGTCCGCGAGGCCATCGCCCAGGCCGGGATCACCCTCGACGGCGAGGACACCGCCTCCGTCGACCCCGACAGCTTCCCGCGCGACGGCCAGACCGTCTCGATCATGCGCATCACCGGCGGCCGCGAGGTCCGCGAGGTGCCGATCGACTTCACCACCGAGCGCCACGACGACCCCCACCTCGCCAAGGGCACCGAGGTCGTCGCCCAGCGCGGCGAGAAGGGCGTCGAACGCATCACCTACGCGCTCCGCACCGTCAACGGCGTCCGCCAGAAACCGCGCAAGATCTCCTCCGAGATCGTCCGCAAGCCCCGCACCCAGATCATCAAGGTGGGCACCAAGAAGCTGCCCAGCACCGTGCAGGGCGCGGAGGGCCTGAACTGGCACGGACTCGCCCAGTGCGAGGCCGGCGGGCGGCCGGACGCGGTGGACCCGTCGGGCACCTACGGCGGGCTGTACCAGTTCGACGTCGGCACCTGGCAGTCCCTCGGCGGCAGCGGACGGCCGCAGGAGGCCAGCGCCGAGGAACAGACCCTGCGCGCCAAGAAGCTCTACGTGCGCCGGGGGGCGAGCCCGTGGCCCGTGTGCGGCCGTAAACTTCACGGGTGA
- a CDS encoding 4-(cytidine 5'-diphospho)-2-C-methyl-D-erythritol kinase yields MIRLYRRSRPEEPSSVTAQSVTVRVPAKVNVQLAVAGPRADGFHNLANVFLAVSLYDRVTATPADELRVTCSGPDAGQVPLDTSNLAARAALALAERHGREARVHLHIDKDIPVAGGMAGGSADGAGALLACDALWGTGASRDELLDICAELGSDVPFSLLGGVALGVGRGERLTPLEAGGTFHWVFAVADGGLSTPAVYAECDRLRAAAGTDPGPEQPAASAALLDALRSGDAGALAAAVSNDLQDAAVSLRPSLAEALSAGAAAGALAAMVSGSGPTTAFLTKNAEEAETVAAALRASGTCRAVRVASGPVAGATVVG; encoded by the coding sequence ATGATCCGCCTCTACCGCCGTTCCCGACCCGAGGAGCCGTCCTCCGTGACCGCGCAGTCCGTCACCGTCCGTGTCCCCGCCAAGGTCAACGTCCAGCTGGCCGTCGCCGGCCCGCGCGCCGACGGCTTCCACAACCTCGCCAACGTCTTCCTCGCCGTCTCGTTGTACGACCGCGTCACCGCGACACCGGCCGACGAACTGCGGGTGACGTGCTCCGGCCCCGACGCCGGCCAGGTCCCCCTCGACACCTCCAACCTCGCCGCCCGCGCGGCCCTCGCCCTCGCCGAGCGCCACGGACGCGAGGCGCGCGTCCACCTGCACATCGACAAGGACATCCCCGTCGCCGGAGGGATGGCGGGCGGCAGCGCGGACGGCGCGGGCGCGCTGCTCGCCTGTGACGCCTTGTGGGGGACGGGGGCGTCGCGGGACGAACTCCTGGACATCTGCGCGGAGTTGGGCAGCGACGTGCCGTTCAGCCTGCTCGGCGGGGTCGCGCTCGGCGTCGGCCGCGGCGAGCGGCTGACGCCGCTGGAGGCGGGCGGGACGTTCCACTGGGTCTTCGCCGTCGCGGACGGCGGGCTGTCCACGCCGGCCGTGTACGCGGAGTGCGACCGGCTGCGCGCCGCGGCGGGGACGGATCCCGGGCCCGAGCAGCCTGCGGCTTCCGCCGCGCTGCTCGACGCTCTGCGGTCGGGGGATGCGGGTGCGCTGGCCGCCGCCGTCTCCAACGACCTGCAGGACGCGGCTGTTTCGCTGCGGCCGTCGCTCGCGGAGGCTCTTTCGGCCGGGGCGGCGGCCGGGGCGCTCGCGGCGATGGTGTCCGGGTCGGGGCCGACGACCGCTTTCCTCACGAAGAACGCGGAGGAGGCGGAGACGGTCGCCGCGGCGTTGCGGGCGTCGGGCACGTGCCGGGCGGTGCGGGTGGCGTCGGGGCCGGTGGCGGGAGCCACCGTGGTGGGGTGA
- a CDS encoding TatD family hydrolase, producing MAANASNSGTADGGRKKNDEKDVPPPPPAPLNVPVADSHTHLDMQGGTVAGALAKAAAVGVTTVIQVGCDLAGSRWAAETAAAHDAVWATVALHPNEAPRIVLGDPDGWSRQGAREPGGDAALDAALDEIDALAALDHVRGVGETGLDFFRTGPEGVAAQERSFRRHIAIAKRHGKALVIHDRDAHDDVLRVLAEEGAPETVVFHCFSGDAAMAKVCAEAGYYLSFAGNVTFKNAQPLRDALAAAPLDRILVETDAPFLTPVPYRGRPNAPYLIPVTLRAMAAVKGVDEDALATAVAANTARAFQY from the coding sequence ATGGCGGCGAATGCATCGAACAGCGGCACGGCGGACGGCGGGCGGAAGAAGAACGACGAAAAGGACGTCCCTCCGCCCCCGCCGGCGCCGCTGAACGTGCCCGTGGCCGACTCGCACACCCATCTGGACATGCAGGGCGGCACGGTCGCCGGAGCACTGGCCAAGGCCGCCGCCGTCGGGGTCACGACGGTGATCCAGGTGGGGTGCGACCTGGCCGGTTCGCGCTGGGCCGCCGAGACGGCCGCCGCCCACGACGCCGTCTGGGCCACCGTGGCCCTGCACCCCAACGAAGCGCCCCGGATCGTCCTGGGAGATCCCGACGGCTGGTCCCGGCAGGGCGCCCGTGAGCCCGGCGGTGACGCCGCCCTCGACGCGGCCTTGGACGAGATCGACGCCCTGGCCGCCCTGGACCACGTCCGCGGCGTGGGGGAGACCGGCCTGGACTTCTTCCGTACCGGCCCGGAGGGCGTCGCCGCGCAGGAGCGCTCGTTCCGCCGGCATATCGCCATCGCCAAACGGCACGGCAAGGCCCTCGTCATCCACGACCGGGACGCGCACGACGACGTCCTGCGGGTGCTCGCCGAGGAGGGGGCGCCCGAGACGGTCGTCTTCCACTGCTTCTCCGGCGACGCGGCGATGGCCAAGGTCTGCGCCGAGGCCGGCTACTACCTCTCCTTCGCCGGGAACGTCACCTTCAAGAACGCCCAGCCGCTGCGCGACGCCCTGGCGGCCGCCCCCCTCGACCGGATCCTCGTCGAGACCGACGCGCCGTTCCTCACCCCCGTCCCGTATCGCGGACGGCCCAACGCGCCGTACCTCATTCCGGTCACTCTCCGGGCGATGGCCGCGGTGAAGGGCGTGGACGAGGACGCCCTGGCCACGGCGGTCGCGGCGAATACCGCACGCGCGTTCCAGTACTGA
- a CDS encoding ABC-F family ATP-binding cassette domain-containing protein, with protein sequence MAANLVNLEAVDKVYGTRALLDGVSLGVNEGDRIGVVGRNGDGKTTLIRILAKLEDADKGRVTHAGHVRLGVLTQHDSLDPEATVRHEVIGDLADHEWAGNAKIRDVLTGLFGGLDLPGFPQGLDTVIGPLSGGERRRIALAKLLIADQDLIVLDEPTNHLDVEGISWLASHLRARRSALVCVTHDRWFLDQVCTRMWDVQRGTVHEYEGGYSDYVFARAERERIAATEEAKRQNLMRKELAWLRRGAPARTSKPRFRIEAANELIADVPPPRDTTELMKFASSRLGKTVFDLENVTVQAGPKVLIEHLTWQLGPGDRIGLVGVNGAGKTSLLRTLAEAARTEGEKQPAAGKVVVGKTVKLAYLSQEVAELNPALRVLEAVQQVRDRVDLGKGREMTAGQLCEKFGFTKEKQWTPVGDLSGGERRRLQLLRLLMDEPNVLFLDEPTNDLDIETLTQLEDLLDGWPGSMVVISHDRYFVERTTDRVFALLGDRFLRMLPRGLDEYLERRQAVLDAAAPAAPAAAAAPVKQKSAGDARAAKKELQKIERRLDKVSELEAKLHERIAEQATDFEAVAKLDAELRELAAEREELEMRWLELADDV encoded by the coding sequence ATGGCAGCCAACCTGGTCAATCTGGAAGCCGTCGACAAGGTGTACGGCACCCGTGCGCTGCTCGACGGCGTCTCCCTCGGCGTCAACGAGGGCGACCGGATCGGCGTGGTCGGCCGCAACGGCGACGGCAAGACCACCCTGATCCGCATCCTCGCCAAGCTGGAGGACGCCGACAAGGGCCGCGTCACCCACGCGGGCCACGTGCGCCTCGGCGTCCTCACCCAGCACGACTCCCTCGACCCCGAGGCCACCGTCCGGCACGAGGTCATCGGCGACCTCGCCGACCACGAGTGGGCGGGCAACGCCAAGATCCGCGACGTGCTCACCGGCCTCTTCGGCGGCCTCGACCTGCCCGGCTTCCCGCAGGGCCTGGACACCGTCATCGGCCCGCTCTCCGGTGGCGAGCGGCGCCGCATCGCGCTCGCCAAGCTGCTGATCGCCGACCAGGACCTCATCGTCCTCGACGAGCCCACCAACCACCTGGACGTCGAGGGCATCTCCTGGCTCGCGAGCCATCTGCGGGCGCGCCGCTCGGCGCTCGTCTGCGTCACGCACGACCGCTGGTTCCTCGACCAGGTGTGCACCCGCATGTGGGACGTCCAGCGCGGCACCGTCCACGAGTACGAGGGTGGCTACAGCGACTACGTCTTCGCCCGCGCCGAGCGCGAGCGGATCGCCGCCACCGAGGAGGCCAAGCGGCAGAACCTGATGCGCAAGGAGCTCGCCTGGCTGCGCCGCGGCGCCCCGGCCCGCACCAGCAAGCCGCGCTTCCGCATCGAGGCCGCCAACGAGCTGATCGCCGACGTCCCGCCGCCGCGCGACACCACCGAGCTGATGAAGTTCGCGAGCTCCCGGCTGGGCAAGACCGTCTTCGACCTGGAGAACGTGACCGTCCAGGCCGGCCCCAAGGTCCTCATCGAGCACCTGACCTGGCAGCTCGGCCCCGGCGACCGCATCGGCCTCGTCGGCGTCAACGGCGCCGGCAAGACCTCGCTGCTGCGCACCCTCGCCGAGGCCGCCCGGACGGAGGGCGAGAAGCAGCCCGCGGCCGGCAAGGTCGTGGTCGGCAAGACGGTCAAGCTCGCCTATCTGTCGCAGGAGGTCGCCGAACTCAACCCGGCGCTGCGGGTGCTGGAGGCCGTCCAGCAGGTGCGCGACCGCGTCGACCTCGGCAAGGGCCGGGAGATGACCGCGGGGCAGCTGTGCGAGAAGTTCGGCTTCACCAAGGAGAAGCAGTGGACGCCCGTCGGCGACCTCTCCGGCGGTGAGCGCCGCCGCCTCCAGCTGCTGCGGCTGCTGATGGACGAGCCCAACGTCCTCTTCCTCGACGAGCCCACCAACGACCTCGACATCGAGACCCTGACCCAGCTGGAGGACCTGCTCGACGGCTGGCCCGGGTCGATGGTCGTCATCAGCCACGACCGGTACTTCGTCGAGCGCACCACCGACCGGGTGTTCGCGCTGCTCGGCGACCGCTTCCTGCGGATGCTGCCGCGCGGCCTCGACGAGTACCTGGAGCGGCGGCAGGCCGTCCTCGACGCGGCGGCGCCCGCCGCCCCCGCGGCCGCCGCGGCCCCGGTCAAGCAGAAGAGCGCGGGCGACGCCCGGGCCGCCAAGAAGGAGCTCCAGAAGATCGAGCGCCGGCTCGACAAGGTGAGCGAACTGGAGGCGAAGCTGCACGAGCGCATCGCCGAACAGGCCACCGACTTCGAGGCGGTGGCCAAGCTCGACGCCGAGCTGCGCGAACTCGCCGCGGAGCGCGAGGAGCTGGAGATGCGCTGGCTGGAACTGGCCGACGACGTGTGA
- the rsmA gene encoding 16S rRNA (adenine(1518)-N(6)/adenine(1519)-N(6))-dimethyltransferase RsmA — MSSSPSTDESGALLGPADIRELAAALGVRPTKQRGQNFVIDANTVRRIVRTAEVRPDDVVVEVGPGLGSLTLALLEAADRVTAVEIDDVLAAALPSTIAARLPDRADRFALVHSDAMRVTELPGPPPTALVANLPYNVAVPVLLHMLERFPSIERTLVMVQAEVADRLAAPPGSKVYGVPSVKAAWYAHVKRAGAIGRNVFWPAPNVDSGLVSLVRRAEPIATTATREEVFAVVDAAFAQRRKTLRAALAGWAGSAAAAEAALVAAGVSPQARGESLTVDEFVAIAEHKAG; from the coding sequence GTGAGCTCCAGCCCCAGCACAGACGAGTCCGGCGCCCTGCTCGGCCCCGCCGACATCCGCGAACTGGCCGCCGCCCTCGGGGTGCGCCCCACCAAGCAGCGCGGTCAGAACTTCGTGATCGACGCCAACACGGTCCGGCGCATCGTCCGCACCGCCGAGGTGCGCCCCGACGACGTGGTCGTCGAGGTCGGCCCCGGCCTGGGGTCGCTGACGCTCGCCCTGCTGGAGGCCGCCGACCGGGTCACCGCCGTCGAGATCGACGACGTCCTGGCCGCGGCCCTGCCGTCGACCATCGCCGCCCGGCTCCCCGACCGTGCCGACCGCTTCGCACTCGTGCACAGCGACGCCATGCGCGTCACCGAACTGCCCGGCCCGCCGCCCACCGCGCTGGTCGCCAACCTCCCCTACAACGTCGCCGTCCCCGTCCTGCTGCACATGCTGGAGCGTTTCCCCAGCATCGAGCGCACCCTCGTCATGGTCCAGGCCGAGGTCGCCGACCGGCTCGCCGCCCCGCCCGGCTCCAAGGTGTACGGCGTCCCCTCGGTCAAGGCCGCCTGGTACGCCCACGTCAAGCGGGCCGGCGCCATCGGCCGCAACGTCTTCTGGCCCGCCCCGAACGTCGACTCCGGCCTCGTTTCCCTCGTCCGCCGCGCCGAGCCCATCGCCACCACGGCGACCAGGGAAGAGGTCTTCGCGGTCGTCGACGCGGCCTTCGCCCAGCGGCGCAAGACGCTGCGCGCGGCGCTCGCCGGGTGGGCCGGGTCCGCGGCGGCGGCGGAGGCGGCGCTCGTCGCCGCCGGGGTCTCGCCGCAGGCGCGCGGCGAGTCGCTGACGGTGGACGAGTTCGTGGCCATCGCCGAGCACAAGGCGGGCTGA
- a CDS encoding FtsX-like permease family protein: MTGKLALRSLRHRTPAFLATFLALLIGATIVMACGGLMETGIRNNVPPQRLAGARILVTGDRVHHQPGEKKQRVLAERVELPAGLTGKVEAVPGVRAAVGERTFDVALPDGGGTAEAHGWESAALTPYALAEGAAPRRGEVVLDAALARRARAGAGDRVRVVAHGGAAEYRVSGVARPAAGRDVPRRTLFFSAPDADRLSAHPGTVADIAVVTESGADAGAVRKGVKAALDGQPVTLLTGDDRGAVEHPEVLTGGEDLVAISGVFGGLGITVAMFVVAGTVGLSARQRFRELALLRAVGATTGQIRRLLLGETLLIAVFAGAAAWPAGPALGRWLFGRMTDTGMVAETVEFSQGWIPALPAYGSLLLTSVVGTLVGTLRAVRAKPVEALGEAAAPQRWFHPVRLGLGLLFLAGATALALVTALVLRGPVAASTAGPTVMCCVIGLALLGPWFVKLVSVLLHWPVRLLTGASGRLAALNCRASALRTAAVATPVMLATAITTGMLYLQTSVAAATDREFTGNLRADAVLTSAAGGIDPALVATVRGLPGVAAASASVTSTVFTERPHDGGENKRGTTLQGVDAEGAGQVLAIRPTAGRLADLKGNAVALPEAAARRMHRGVGDTIGLRMGDGASVDVRIVALFPAREGFETALASTTLLAPHTTTGLPAQILVKAAPGVPAERLTDELGRLVARHPGLKVSDRDEVTARRAENTRTQMWANYLIVGMLVAYTTLAVVNSTVVAVGARRREFALQRLTGATKGQVLRMMAVESLYVAAVGLILGTLAAATTLVPFSLSVSDTWQPSGPASIYLAVVAAAGAVTLVSTLLPTWAALRARPVEAAKA; the protein is encoded by the coding sequence ATGACCGGCAAGCTCGCCCTCCGCTCCCTCCGCCACAGAACCCCCGCCTTCCTCGCCACCTTCCTGGCCCTCCTCATCGGCGCCACGATCGTGATGGCCTGCGGCGGCCTGATGGAGACGGGCATCCGCAACAACGTTCCGCCGCAGCGCCTGGCCGGGGCGCGGATCCTGGTCACGGGTGACCGGGTCCACCACCAGCCGGGGGAGAAGAAGCAGCGGGTGCTCGCGGAGCGCGTGGAGCTGCCGGCCGGGCTCACCGGCAAGGTCGAAGCCGTGCCGGGGGTCCGGGCGGCTGTCGGGGAGCGGACGTTCGACGTCGCGCTGCCGGACGGGGGCGGGACGGCGGAGGCGCACGGGTGGGAGTCCGCGGCCCTCACTCCGTACGCCCTCGCGGAGGGTGCCGCGCCCCGCCGCGGTGAGGTCGTCCTCGACGCGGCCCTCGCCCGGCGCGCCCGGGCCGGGGCGGGCGACCGCGTCCGTGTCGTGGCGCATGGCGGCGCGGCCGAGTACCGGGTGAGCGGCGTGGCCCGGCCGGCCGCCGGGCGGGACGTGCCGCGGCGGACGCTGTTCTTCTCGGCGCCGGACGCCGACCGGCTGTCCGCGCACCCGGGCACGGTCGCCGACATCGCGGTGGTCACCGAGTCCGGCGCGGACGCCGGCGCCGTCCGCAAGGGGGTCAAGGCGGCGTTGGACGGGCAGCCGGTCACCCTGCTGACCGGTGACGACCGGGGTGCGGTCGAGCACCCCGAGGTGCTCACGGGCGGCGAGGATCTGGTCGCGATCTCCGGGGTGTTCGGCGGACTGGGCATCACCGTGGCGATGTTCGTCGTGGCCGGCACGGTCGGGCTGTCCGCCCGGCAGCGGTTCCGCGAGCTGGCCCTGCTGCGGGCCGTCGGCGCCACGACGGGCCAGATCCGCCGGCTGCTGCTCGGCGAGACGCTGCTGATCGCCGTGTTCGCCGGGGCGGCCGCGTGGCCGGCGGGTCCCGCGCTGGGCCGGTGGCTGTTCGGGCGGATGACCGACACGGGCATGGTGGCGGAGACCGTCGAGTTCAGCCAGGGCTGGATCCCGGCCCTGCCCGCGTACGGCTCCCTCCTGCTGACGTCCGTCGTCGGCACGCTCGTCGGCACCCTGCGGGCCGTGCGCGCCAAGCCGGTCGAGGCGCTGGGCGAGGCCGCCGCGCCGCAGCGGTGGTTCCACCCCGTGCGGCTGGGGCTGGGGCTGCTGTTCCTGGCCGGCGCCACCGCCCTCGCGCTGGTCACCGCGCTTGTCCTGCGCGGCCCGGTGGCGGCGAGCACGGCCGGCCCGACGGTGATGTGCTGCGTCATCGGCCTGGCGCTGCTGGGGCCGTGGTTCGTGAAGCTCGTGAGCGTCCTGCTGCACTGGCCCGTGCGCCTGCTGACCGGCGCGTCCGGCCGGCTGGCCGCCCTCAACTGCCGGGCGAGCGCGCTCCGTACGGCCGCCGTCGCCACCCCGGTGATGCTGGCGACGGCGATCACCACCGGCATGCTCTACCTCCAGACCAGCGTGGCGGCCGCCACCGACCGGGAGTTCACCGGGAACCTGCGGGCCGACGCGGTGCTCACCTCGGCGGCCGGCGGCATCGACCCCGCGCTGGTGGCCACCGTGCGCGGGCTGCCCGGCGTCGCCGCCGCGAGCGCGTCCGTCACCAGCACGGTGTTCACCGAACGCCCGCACGACGGCGGGGAGAACAAGCGCGGCACGACCCTCCAGGGCGTGGACGCCGAGGGGGCCGGGCAGGTTCTCGCGATCCGGCCGACCGCCGGCCGGCTGGCCGACTTGAAGGGGAACGCCGTCGCGCTCCCCGAGGCCGCCGCCCGCCGTATGCACCGAGGGGTCGGCGACACCATCGGGCTGCGGATGGGCGACGGCGCCTCGGTGGACGTCCGGATCGTGGCCCTCTTCCCGGCCCGCGAGGGCTTCGAGACGGCCCTCGCCAGCACCACGCTGCTCGCCCCGCACACCACCACCGGGCTGCCGGCGCAGATCCTGGTCAAGGCCGCCCCCGGCGTCCCCGCCGAGCGGCTCACCGACGAGCTGGGCCGGCTGGTGGCCCGGCACCCCGGGCTCAAGGTCAGCGACCGGGACGAGGTGACGGCCCGGCGCGCGGAGAACACCCGCACCCAGATGTGGGCGAACTACCTCATCGTGGGCATGCTCGTGGCCTACACCACCCTCGCCGTCGTCAACTCGACGGTCGTCGCGGTCGGCGCCCGCCGCCGGGAGTTCGCCCTCCAGCGGCTCACCGGAGCCACCAAGGGCCAGGTGCTGCGGATGATGGCCGTCGAGAGCCTGTACGTCGCCGCGGTCGGGCTGATCCTCGGCACCCTCGCGGCGGCCACCACGCTCGTCCCGTTCAGCCTGTCCGTCTCCGACACCTGGCAGCCGTCCGGGCCCGCCTCGATCTACCTGGCGGTGGTGGCCGCCGCCGGGGCCGTCACGCTCGTCTCGACGCTCCTCCCCACCTGGGCCGCGCTGCGTGCCCGGCCCGTGGAGGCGGCGAAGGCGTGA